Proteins from a genomic interval of Deltaproteobacteria bacterium:
- a CDS encoding redoxin domain-containing protein: MSRFISFIWGLVVVLAIMVSSDSPSFAIIEAGSKYIPFEGVDLKGETVNIDDYIGKKIILLKFGSIYCSTCVTSLRDVAHILKKIGPENLQVIGVNLDIYGISRVKRFYKGYQRFLSYPMLIDKKLKISTPYRVQSLPAHALIDKDGTVRYVSTGATEKDFGDLEEVITKLITGERAIETVVEERPLELYLPQNFSKTLQDSVYIVGRVPNKGAQVSLMLNGGAKQVVRSMRNLFYIRTPLSLGSNYIEVQVMGEEGKKAHKGIVLFREPKIGLGIESPFPEYHFHTESNEKPCAECHDLNPPANAQGGFAMATKFCLGCHKELEGKKYVHGPITVGGCSPCHDFNSEPNKYAVIAFGQDLCFNCHEDKRQELVKDFLHGPMSAGICAICHNPHGSNEKFQLRKYVGDLCVMCHADFKAEMFRPAVHKPFQDGLCTNCHFPHSSDQQNFFVKLPGNDLCLDCHRGEFGNHTHPYDRPPKRELDVKLDKDGNLMCLSCHNPHASDVGKLLPKGGCDFCHGTESKEES, from the coding sequence ATGAGCAGATTCATCTCTTTCATCTGGGGACTCGTTGTTGTCCTGGCAATAATGGTTTCATCCGATTCTCCGTCCTTCGCCATTATAGAGGCGGGAAGCAAATACATCCCCTTTGAAGGGGTCGACCTGAAGGGTGAGACGGTAAATATAGATGATTATATAGGGAAAAAGATAATTCTTTTGAAGTTCGGCTCGATTTATTGTTCGACCTGTGTTACCTCACTGAGAGATGTCGCGCATATTTTAAAGAAGATCGGCCCGGAAAACCTCCAGGTAATAGGTGTCAACCTGGATATTTACGGCATATCCAGGGTAAAACGGTTCTATAAGGGGTATCAGCGCTTCCTGAGTTACCCCATGCTGATAGATAAAAAACTAAAGATATCTACTCCGTACAGAGTCCAGAGCCTTCCCGCGCATGCACTCATTGATAAGGATGGAACAGTCCGGTACGTATCCACGGGCGCCACGGAAAAAGACTTCGGTGACCTGGAAGAGGTCATCACGAAGCTCATAACTGGAGAGAGGGCAATAGAGACAGTCGTCGAGGAGAGACCTTTGGAGTTGTACCTCCCCCAGAACTTTTCCAAGACTCTGCAGGACTCCGTATATATCGTGGGGAGGGTGCCTAATAAGGGTGCCCAGGTTTCCTTGATGCTCAACGGGGGGGCAAAACAGGTTGTCAGGAGCATGAGGAATCTGTTTTACATCCGCACCCCCCTTTCCCTGGGGAGCAACTACATCGAAGTCCAGGTAATGGGGGAAGAGGGGAAAAAAGCCCATAAGGGCATAGTCCTGTTCAGAGAGCCGAAAATCGGCCTGGGGATAGAATCTCCCTTTCCCGAATATCATTTCCACACCGAATCGAATGAAAAGCCCTGCGCGGAGTGCCACGATCTGAATCCTCCGGCGAATGCACAGGGCGGGTTTGCCATGGCTACCAAGTTTTGCCTGGGCTGTCACAAAGAGCTCGAAGGGAAAAAATATGTTCACGGGCCGATAACAGTCGGTGGATGTTCGCCCTGCCACGATTTCAACAGCGAACCGAACAAGTATGCGGTCATCGCTTTCGGGCAGGACCTCTGCTTCAACTGCCACGAGGATAAGAGGCAGGAACTGGTAAAAGATTTTCTGCACGGCCCCATGTCCGCGGGAATTTGTGCCATCTGTCATAATCCCCACGGTTCGAACGAAAAGTTCCAGCTGCGAAAATACGTGGGTGACCTGTGCGTAATGTGTCACGCCGACTTCAAAGCGGAAATGTTCAGGCCTGCTGTGCACAAACCGTTTCAGGATGGCCTCTGCACGAACTGCCACTTTCCTCACTCATCTGACCAACAGAACTTTTTCGTAAAATTGCCGGGGAACGATCTGTGCCTCGACTGCCACAGGGGGGAATTCGGAAATCATACCCATCCATACGACAGGCCACCGAAAAGGGAACTCGATGTCAAGCTTGACAAGGATGGGAACCTCATGTGCCTCTCCTGCCACAATCCCCATGCTAGCGATGTAGGGAAGCTCCTGCCGAAAGGCGGGTGTGACTTCTGCCACGGCACGGAAAGCAAAGAGGAATCTTAA